The DNA segment TAAAAGAGCTAGTGCGTAAAACTGAACGCCAATTGACTGATTACCAACGTCAATTGACTATGGTTAAGACCACTGAAAGCGTACAGAAAGCGACGGCGACGATTACCGACTCGTTTGCTGGCAGCAACTCAAAGCTGCTTAACGCTAAAGATTCTCTTGAGCGCATCAAGGCACGTCAGCAGTCATTTGACGACCGTCTAAAGGCTTCTGAAACCTTAGCGGAAGAGAATAGCGACAAGGCACTGCATGACAAACTAGCCCAAGCGGGTATTGGTGAGCAGAAGTCTAACGCAAATGCTGTGCTTGATCGCATTAAAGCACGTAAAGGCTAAAGGAGACTGACGTGGGATTTCTAAGCAGCCTATTTGGCAAAAAAGAGGAACCTAAACGTCAACTCGACCACCCATCAAAACTCAACAAGGGAGATATGATCTCCCTTGATGACAGTTTTGCCTTGCCACCACAACTTCGTGGTCAGCAACTGCGAGTTGAAGCGGTGAATACTTACGAGTATCAGCGTAAGCAACAAACTGAATGGGTGTTAAAGGGCCATAGTGGTGATGCTATTTTTCTCAGTCTCGATGAAGACGATGAAACTTACTTAGCCCTCTCGATTAAAGTGAATCGAGGCCTAGTTGAACAACTTTTCGATCTTGATCAGTTTAGTGACATTTTCGAAGAAGCTGGTAAAGCCGAGCTTGATACACAAACGCTGTCAGCTGAGTTGAATGATTATGAGCAGTGGTTATCACCTCACTATCATCAGGTGACGTCAGGCAGTTTTGGCTATTTCCATCGCCAAGACTACCGTGGCCTAAGACCGCCGCAAGACGCGGACGGGTCTACTGGCGACGCGTTTGAGTCTTATCAACTACTAGACGATGATGAAGACAAGGCTGTCGATATAGAAGTGTATGAAGGAGGCGAAACAGATGTCATGTTAACCCTCTACCGTCCACTGACTGATATTCGAGAATATTGGCCTGGCACATAAACTAATGGTTCTAAAACATTCTGTTTTAGAGCCATTTTTTGTTTCAGCTCCGGTGAGTGGTAGCATAAGCCATACTCCGCATGTTATTTTACGGATGAAAAATTCAGGTACCGCACCCATGACCAAACAAAAAAAGACCTTACCCGCACAGTGGCAACAAAATCAAAAAGCAGCCAAAGCGACGCAAATTGCCTTCGATATGGATGAAAAATTCCAGTATGCCATTCGTAAAGCAGCGCTCGATGCAGGGGTGAGCCCATCTGATCAGATCAGAGAAATATTGGGATTAAGTGTGACTAAACGGCCTAAGCGCCCGCGCCTAACCGTATCGCTCAGCCCCAGTGATTATGAAATTTTAGCTGAGAAATATAACCTCTCTGCAGAGCAACAACTTGAAATTAAGAAATATGTGTTAGATGATCTAATACAATTTAGTGCTGATAAATAGGCACAAACTCAGGTGCCATCTGGAAAGTAAGTGGTACCGAAATAGATGGATCTAAGCCATGGCAAATAAAAAGCGCTGGCTACTGCAGCCGGAAACGCCTCCCACTCCAATTCAGCTCGCGATGATGCTGCTATCTCTGCTGTCAGTGGTTGTGGTACTCGTACTCACGTTTGGTCGAGTTAACGAGGAAACCAAGCGCTTGCTGTTTATGATAGATTTCAGTATCTGCCTTATCTTCATGTCTAATTTCTTTTACGAACTCTTTAAAGCAAGCGATAAAACCGACTACCTAAAAGGCCATTGGATCGATTTTATCGCCAGTATCCCCGCCATTGAAGCCCTTAGAATGGCGCGTCTATTCCAGATTTTGCGAGTTGTGCGGCTTATCCGTATGACTCGCTCGCTTATCGTTCCCATGCTCAAACAGCGCAGGCAAGCCACCATTGCTAGCTTGTTAGTTGCACTTATCACCATCTTAACCTTCTCGTCTGTATTAGTACTGATTGTTGAGAGTGGTGTTGAAGGCGCCAATATCGACACCGCCGAAAGCGCGGTCTGGTGGGCGTTAGTCACTATCTCTACCGTCGGCTATGGTGATTACTACCCTGTAACGACTGCGGGCCACATTATTGGTGCCGTTGTTATTGTCTGTGGCGTGAGCTTTTTTGGGGTCATTTCAGGTTATATGGCATCTGTTTTTGTGTCGCCTGATGAAACAGAAAAACTCGATAGTCACACTGAGGAGTTACGCTCTGAACTCAATACTAGCTTGATTAGGATGGAGAAAAATCAACAGATGTTACTCGCGGAAATAGCCGAGCTGAAACAAGAGATTAAACAAGTCAACAATGACAAGCCTGAGCAACCGTAAGCTCTTTTTATAAAGCTAAAATAACGTAAAAACAAAAAGCCCACATCACGTGGGCTTGTTGTTGAGTATCACTTCTTTCAACTGAATGACATCGTTAAACTAATTGCGATTAGCGCCAATAGGGCTCATTTTTCATCGCGCTGCGGCGCGAAAATTCCATCGCTTGCACTAAACTCTGCTCTTTGTTCTCGAGCCAGTCTGTAATATCTAAGTATGCAATCTCACTAATCAGCTTTAGTTGACGATAAGCGGCTAAGGTTCGGATCCCTAACGCTAAATCTTGCCAAGGTGCTCTAAATTGATCACGAGACTTCTCTGAGTAAAGCTCGCCATAGGCCACACCAACAAAAATACTGTCATCTAGCGCCTTAGCAACTGAGAGATAATCGGCGCTACTTAAGTCATTATCCAGTGGCATCACATCTAAGATCCGTTGCCAGGAGTTCTCCTGCATCTGGTTAGCAAAGTGTCTGAGTGCTAATTGTCGATTAATGCTCACTTGGCCATCGCCGATCTGGGTCAATAGATCGACCAAATGAACTTGCAACCTACCGTAGCAAATATCAGCCAGCAATTGCTCCAGATGTCCGATGATATCTAACTGCTGCAAGCTAACCAAGGCGACATCGACCAAGGCTTGCTGTTGAGGTAACTTAGCAATCAGTGCCGCGTCATCATCAATGATGCTGTATAAACTCAACGCCTCTTCAATAAAATTGAGTCGCTGCTCAATACAATCAAAATCCGCTTGAAAAGAGTCTTCAAGCAGTTCGAACTGTTTTAGCGTGCTTTTCAGCAAACGGATACACGCCCGCAATCGATAACTCAATATGGGCAATGCTAATAGATTTTGCTCAGGATCGAGCAGCATAGATTCTATGGTTTGCCAACGATCTAATCCCAGAGTTAATAGGTTAATGGCCACTTGCTTTAGGCTCTGGTGGGGTTCAATCTCGATAAACTTAAGTGCATCAATAGTTTCTGCGCTAGATTGGCCCGCTAAACGGTAACCTCGCTGCGCTTTACTGGCCTTGCCCAAACGTACAGGTACTGCTCTGCTCACGATACCAGCTAACGTTAATAACGCGCTGGTATCACCCGCTAATAGCTCAAATTCTAATTCACAAATAGGATCTACGGCTTCATTAACACGGATCTCACCGATATCTAAGGCGACCTCGACCAAGCTGTCATCGACAAAAATATGCCAACGCTGACGCTCGAAATCAGTATGAAACAAACAGTAAAGTGCCGACTGTGTTTGCTCAATATTTTCCTGTTCAGGCCAAATTTCAGTTGGGAATAAATTTAATTGGGGAAATTTTTGATCTATATCAACATTATACTCAGGTCGAGAGTGGATCCCGCCAACAACCTGACCTTTTGTTTTAATTGTTTGCTCTAAATGTTGATTAACGCCCCTAACTCGCAGTCCCATGTCCCACTTTCTTAAGGTCAGGTCAGGGGTGTCAAAGTAACTGTTTGTCAGTTTTTCTATACCTTTAGCATCGCAATTAGGTAAGCTATCTAGCAGGTTTATAAGGCTTTTCTTATTATTTTCATTAAAGAAAAGTTTGAGTTCAATCTCGGCTTCCATCGATGTATTATTCACCTTGTCATCAAAAATTAATCAAACTGTCACTAAAGTTACACACTGTAATATTTCTGCAATAATACAACCGTAGGATCCGCTTTGCAGTTAGGATATAACTAGCTAGAATAAAAAACTGTTAATCTAAATCGAAAAACACAGTTTTCTTACGCGGCCGCTTGGGTTAACATGCGCCCGCTTTTTCCAATAGTGGAATAACCAAAATAGGTACACGGCAATGCCAGTAAACTCTATTTTAGGCGTGTTTGCAAAATCGCCAATTAAGCCTCTTCAAGAGCATATCGACAAAGTATACGACTGTGCGTCATTACTTGTCCCATTTTTTGAAGCTACTGTCGCAGGAGACTGGGACAAAGCCGTTCAATTGCGTAAGCAAATAAGCTTCGCAGAGCAAGAAGCAGATTCACTAAAACGTGAGATCCGCTTAACTCTG comes from the Shewanella halifaxensis HAW-EB4 genome and includes:
- a CDS encoding potassium channel family protein, with protein sequence MANKKRWLLQPETPPTPIQLAMMLLSLLSVVVVLVLTFGRVNEETKRLLFMIDFSICLIFMSNFFYELFKASDKTDYLKGHWIDFIASIPAIEALRMARLFQILRVVRLIRMTRSLIVPMLKQRRQATIASLLVALITILTFSSVLVLIVESGVEGANIDTAESAVWWALVTISTVGYGDYYPVTTAGHIIGAVVIVCGVSFFGVISGYMASVFVSPDETEKLDSHTEELRSELNTSLIRMEKNQQMLLAEIAELKQEIKQVNNDKPEQP
- a CDS encoding CYTH domain-containing protein yields the protein MEAEIELKLFFNENNKKSLINLLDSLPNCDAKGIEKLTNSYFDTPDLTLRKWDMGLRVRGVNQHLEQTIKTKGQVVGGIHSRPEYNVDIDQKFPQLNLFPTEIWPEQENIEQTQSALYCLFHTDFERQRWHIFVDDSLVEVALDIGEIRVNEAVDPICELEFELLAGDTSALLTLAGIVSRAVPVRLGKASKAQRGYRLAGQSSAETIDALKFIEIEPHQSLKQVAINLLTLGLDRWQTIESMLLDPEQNLLALPILSYRLRACIRLLKSTLKQFELLEDSFQADFDCIEQRLNFIEEALSLYSIIDDDAALIAKLPQQQALVDVALVSLQQLDIIGHLEQLLADICYGRLQVHLVDLLTQIGDGQVSINRQLALRHFANQMQENSWQRILDVMPLDNDLSSADYLSVAKALDDSIFVGVAYGELYSEKSRDQFRAPWQDLALGIRTLAAYRQLKLISEIAYLDITDWLENKEQSLVQAMEFSRRSAMKNEPYWR